From Triticum urartu cultivar G1812 chromosome 2, Tu2.1, whole genome shotgun sequence, a single genomic window includes:
- the LOC125536586 gene encoding kinesin-like protein KIN-4C isoform X1, protein MDARISQISGSGCLDFLFSWGILWALDLFLIRSGNFVFRVLPMGSSDMASQPQSDSVKVAVNVRPLITPELVLGCTDCVTVTPGEPQVQIGPHIFTYDHVYGSTGSSSSLIFEQCVYPLIDSLFCGYNTTVLAYGQTGSGKTYTMGTNYSGESNCGGIIPQVMETIFKKADAMKGDTEFLIRVSFIEIFKEEVFDLLDDPGSVAKAAAPARVPIQIRETANGSITLAGVTEAEVKSKEEMALHLARGSLSRATGSTNMNSQSSRSHAIFTISIEQKRTSSSASEKSTSNEYDILSSKFHLVDLAGSERAKRTGADGLRLKEGIHINRGLLALGNVISALGDEKKRKEGAFVPYRDSKLTRLLQDSLGGNSKTVMIACISPADSNAEETINTLKYANRARNIQNKAVINRDPVTAEMQKLRSQLEQLQSELLFSRSGSAALEELQLLQQKVSLLELKNSELYCELKEREMSCEQLAQRAVAAQLEKDQLMLKLDSARNGKSWDDIENAGSEQDVDLMKTYISKIQQLEAEVTRQKFSTACRNGLHDRLALDKGMLLDDLGSGCEVGTLEVSSEVDEEEKEREHSSIQEKLDMELQDLDKRLQQKEAEMKQFAKSDTSVLKQHYETKLHEMEQEKKTFQKEIEDLRHALAKISSSTDECSHKMKENYLQKMNMLETQVSQLKKKQDAHQQLLRQKQKSDDAAMRLQGEIQRIKSQKVQLQQKIKQESEQFRSWKAAREKEVLQLKKEGRRNEYEMHKLLALNQKQKMVLQRKTEEATMATKRLKDLLEAKKSTRDAHGTGASGIQALMRTIDDELEVTVRAYELRSHYDRQIQERATISKEIAKLKECPEAMSPSARSSRISALENMLSSSSSAMVSMASQLSEAEERERVFNGRGRWNHVRSLPDAKNTMNYLFQLASSSRCQLHDKEVMCIEKDLIIGELKEKVVALNGRTRQLEAQVNDLHNQNMQLFAAMNNAKKSGRASRRDTTIDPEDGQIYALRKSARGSQFQHGKSSFYWSDDMDISDADESGELEDMSDDGSDTDWVESSRKINNTRRRTSNPSRNNSLTDVKSEMPSEEIPTIQKEHASSQCCSCSSKSLCKLTRYCECRALGSQCGTGCGCNASKCSNRMRVVKEEIDDEPPSEKEGSEFGNVSSSGNDAKMKEEVKQGIMLLENAVAEKETQQPKSRKPLADIGNNDAKQAGAKPKQRKNWRKSATIQLVPTEPPAPAPASAPDNAEAAPQNRADIPLRLPRAMSSVSAAESNPLTDRNATKAGESVSSNKENGSVATTRVPAPAPARSRKNAAMEKENHLG, encoded by the exons ATGGATGCCCGGATTTCTCAGATTTCCGGCTCGGGATGTCTAGATTTCTTGTTTTCTTGGGGTATACTTTGGGCCCTGGACCTTTTCTTGATCCGTTCTGGGAATTTCGTGTTTAGGGTTCTTCCGATGGGGAGCTCGGATATGGCGTCGCAGCCGCAGAGCGACAGCGTCAAGGTGGCAGTCAACGTCCGGCCGCTCATCACGCCGGAGCTCGTCCTCGGATGCACGGACTGCGTCACCGTCACGCCGGGCGAGCCGCAG GTTCAAATTGGCCCACACATCTTCACTTATGATCATGTCTACGGCAGCACGGGGTCTTCTTCCTCGTTGATATTTGAGCAATGTGTGTATCCACTAATCGACTCATTGTTCTGTGGATACAACACCACTGTGCTAGCTTATGGCCAG ACTGGATCCGGGAAGACATATACGATGGGGACCAATTATTCTGGTGAATCTAACTGTGGAGGAATAATTCCACAAGTCATGGAGACGATATTCAAGAAAGCTGATGCAATGAAGGGTGATACAGAGTTCTTAATTAGGGTATCCTTCATTGAG ATATTCAAGGAGGAAGTATTCGATTTGCTTGATGATCCTGGGTCTGTTGCAAAAGCAGCAGCGCCTGCTAGAGTGCCTATTCAGATTCGAGAAACTGCAAATGGAAGCATTACGCTTGCTGGCGTGACGGAGGCTGAAGTCAAGTCAAAAGAAGAAATGGCCTTGCACTTGGCACGAGGATCTTTGTCACGCGCAACTGGAAGTACAAACATGAATAGCCAGTCAAG TCGCTCTCATGCTATTTTTACGATTTCTATCGAACAAAAGAGGACCTCAAGTTCTGCATCTGAGAAGTCAACTAGTAATGAATATGATATTTTATCATCAAAATTTCATCTAGTTGACTTGGCTGGTTCTGAGAGGGCTAAACGAACAGGAGCTGATGGATTACGGCTTAAAGAAG GGATACACATAAACAGAGGCCTTCTTGCTCTTGGCAATGTTATTAGTGCATTAGGTGATGAAAAGAAGCGGAAAGAAGGAGCATTTGTCCCATACCGGGACAGCAAATTAACTCGCCTGCTGCAG GACTCTCTAGGAGGAAACAGTAAAACCGTTATGATTG CTTGCATTAGTCCTGCTGATTCTAATGCAGAGGAAACCATAAATACACTCAAGTATGCCAATCGTGCACGGAATATTCAAAACAAAGCAGTG ATCAACAGAGACCCAGTTACAGCAGAGATGCAAAAATTGAGGAGTCAATTAGAGCAGCTCCAGAGTGAACTTCTGTTTTCCCGCAGTGGGAGTGCGGCACTAGAAGAACTTCAG CTGCTGCAACAAAAAGTCTCTCTACTTGAGTTAAAAAATTCAGAACTGTACTGTGAGCTCAAGGAAAGGGAAATGTCTTGTGAACAGTTAGCACAGCGTGCAGTTGCTGCCCAG CTGGAAAAGGATCAGCTCATGTTAAAGCTCGATTCAGCACGCAATGGAAAATCGTGGGATGATATTGAAAATGCCGGTAGTGAGCAG GATGTGGACCTTATGAAGACCTATATATCGAAGATTCAGCAGTTGGAGGCTGAAGTAACACGGCAGAAGTTCTCCACTGCCTGTAGAAATGGTTTGCATGATCGACTTGCACTGGATAAGGGCATGCTTCTAGACGATCTAGGTTCAGGTTGTGAAGTAGGAACGCTCGAAGTGTCAA GTGAAGTTGAtgaagaagaaaaggaaagagaACATTCATCCATACAGGAGAAACTGGATATGGAGCTGCAAGATCTAGATAAAAGACTTCAGCAAAAGGAG GCTGAGATGAAACAATTTGCGAAGAGTGATACCTCTGTTCTCAAGCAACATTATGAGACGAAGTTACATGAGATGGAACAAGAAAAGAAGACTTTTCAG AAAGAAATTGAGGATCTCCGTCATGCACTAGCAAAAATATCTTCCTCAACTGATGAGTGCTCACACAAAATGAAAGAGAACTATCTTCAGAAGATGAACATGCTTGAAACTCAG GTCTCTCAGCTCAAGAAAAAGCAGGATGCTCACCAACAGTTGCTACGACAGAAACAAAAAAGTGATGATGCAGCTATGCGTTTACAAGGAGAAATTCAACGCATCAAATCTCAGAAG GTTCAACTTCAACAAAAGATCAAACAAGAATCCGAGCAATTTAGATCTTGGAAAGCGGCTCGTGAAAAGGAAGTGCTTCAG CTGAAGAAGGAAGGGAGACGGAATGAATATGAGATGCATAAACTCCTAGCTTTAAATCAGAAGCAGAAAATG GTTTTACAGCGAAAAACTGAAGAAGCTACGATGGCCACGAAAAGACTGAAAGATTTGCTCGAAGCAAAGAAGTCCACCCGTGATGCACATG GAACAGGTGCATCAGGGATTCAG GCCTTGATGCGAACGATTGATGATGAACTTGAAGTAACTGTAAGGGCGTATGAATTACGTTCACACTATGACCGACAAATACAAGA GAGAGCAACAATATCTAAGGAAATAGCAAAGCTGAAGGAGTGTCCTGAGGCTATGTCTCCTAGCGCTAGGAGTTCCAGAATATCAGCACTGGAAAACATGCTGTCATCATCATCTAGTGCTATGGTATCAATGGCTTCTCAACTGTCTGAAGCGGAGGAGCGGGAGCGTGTGTTCAATGGTAGAGGCAGATGGAACCATGTAAGGTCCCTGCCTGATGCAAAGAACACAATGAATTACCTTTTTCAGTTAGCATCATCTTCAAG GTGCCAACTACATGATAAGGAGGTGATGTGTATAGAGAAGGATCTCATCATTGGAGAACTGAAAGAAAAGGTGGTTGCGCTTAATGGCAGAACTAGACAGTTAGAAGCACAAGTTAATGATCTACATAACCAAAATATGCAG CTTTTCGCTGCAATGAACAATGCGAAGAAATCTGGTAGGGCCTCAAGGCGTGATACTACTATTGATCCAGAAGATGGTCAAATTTATGCTTTGCGGAAG AGTGCTCGAGGTTCTCAATTCCAGCATGGTAAGAGCAGCTTCTACTGGTCGGATGACATGGACATATCAGATGCTGATGAGTCGGGAGAATTAGAAGATATGAGTGATGATGGATCTGATACAGACTGGGTAGAGTCATCCAGGAAAATCAATAATACACGGCGGCGAACATCTAACCCGAGTAGAAACAATTCACTTACAGATGTGAAGTCAGAGATGCCTAGTGAGGAAATTCCCACTATCCAGAAAGAGCATGCTTCTTCACAGTGCTGCTCGTGTTCATCGAAATCGTTGTGCAAGCTCACCAGATATTGTGAGTGCAGAGCTCTAGGCTCACAATGCGGTACTGGTTGCGGGTGTAATGCTTCCAAGTGTTCCAATAGGATGCGCGTCGTCAAGGAAGAAATAGACGATGAACCACCATCCGAGAAGGAAGGGAGCGAGTTTGGTAACGTTTCTTCTTCAGGGAATGATGCCAAAATGAAGGAAGAAGTGAAGCAAGGAATCATGCTTCtcgagaatgctgtggctgagaAGGAAACTCAGCAGCCAAAATCAAGAAAGCCATTGGCGGACATTGGAAATAACGAT GCAAAACAAGCTGGGGCAAAACCTAAGCAGAGGAAGAACTGGCGCAAGTCGGCAACAATCCAGCTCGTCCCTACGGAGCCTCCTGCACCAGCCCCAGCCTCTGCGCCGGATAACGCCGAAGCCGCTCCGCAGAACAGAGCCGACATTCCCCTGAGGCTGCCAAGGGCAATGTCCTCTGTGTCCGCTGCGGAGAGTAACCCTCTTACGGACCGCAATGCCACCAAGGCAGGCGAGTCCGTGAGCAGCAACAAGGAGAACGGCAGCGTTGCCACGACGAGGGTACCGGCTCCGGCTCCGGCTCGGTCGAGAAAGAATGCTGCCATGGAGAAGGAGAACCACCTGGGATGA
- the LOC125536586 gene encoding kinesin-like protein KIN-4C isoform X2, producing the protein MDARISQISGSGCLDFLFSWGILWALDLFLIRSGNFVFRVLPMGSSDMASQPQSDSVKVAVNVRPLITPELVLGCTDCVTVTPGEPQVQIGPHIFTYDHVYGSTGSSSSLIFEQCVYPLIDSLFCGYNTTVLAYGQTGSGKTYTMGTNYSGESNCGGIIPQVMETIFKKADAMKGDTEFLIRVSFIEIFKEEVFDLLDDPGSVAKAAAPARVPIQIRETANGSITLAGVTEAEVKSKEEMALHLARGSLSRATGSTNMNSQSSRSHAIFTISIEQKRTSSSASEKSTSNEYDILSSKFHLVDLAGSERAKRTGADGLRLKEGIHINRGLLALGNVISALGDEKKRKEGAFVPYRDSKLTRLLQDSLGGNSKTVMIACISPADSNAEETINTLKYANRARNIQNKAVINRDPVTAEMQKLRSQLEQLQSELLFSRSGSAALEELQLLQQKVSLLELKNSELYCELKEREMSCEQLAQRAVAAQLEKDQLMLKLDSARNGKSWDDIENAGSEQDVDLMKTYISKIQQLEAEVTRQKFSTACRNGLHDRLALDKGMLLDDLGSGCEVGTLEVSSEVDEEEKEREHSSIQEKLDMELQDLDKRLQQKEAEMKQFAKSDTSVLKQHYETKLHEMEQEKKTFQKEIEDLRHALAKISSSTDECSHKMKENYLQKMNMLETQVSQLKKKQDAHQQLLRQKQKSDDAAMRLQGEIQRIKSQKVQLQQKIKQESEQFRSWKAAREKEVLQLKKEGRRNEYEMHKLLALNQKQKMVLQRKTEEATMATKRLKDLLEAKKSTRDAHGASGIQALMRTIDDELEVTVRAYELRSHYDRQIQERATISKEIAKLKECPEAMSPSARSSRISALENMLSSSSSAMVSMASQLSEAEERERVFNGRGRWNHVRSLPDAKNTMNYLFQLASSSRCQLHDKEVMCIEKDLIIGELKEKVVALNGRTRQLEAQVNDLHNQNMQLFAAMNNAKKSGRASRRDTTIDPEDGQIYALRKSARGSQFQHGKSSFYWSDDMDISDADESGELEDMSDDGSDTDWVESSRKINNTRRRTSNPSRNNSLTDVKSEMPSEEIPTIQKEHASSQCCSCSSKSLCKLTRYCECRALGSQCGTGCGCNASKCSNRMRVVKEEIDDEPPSEKEGSEFGNVSSSGNDAKMKEEVKQGIMLLENAVAEKETQQPKSRKPLADIGNNDAKQAGAKPKQRKNWRKSATIQLVPTEPPAPAPASAPDNAEAAPQNRADIPLRLPRAMSSVSAAESNPLTDRNATKAGESVSSNKENGSVATTRVPAPAPARSRKNAAMEKENHLG; encoded by the exons ATGGATGCCCGGATTTCTCAGATTTCCGGCTCGGGATGTCTAGATTTCTTGTTTTCTTGGGGTATACTTTGGGCCCTGGACCTTTTCTTGATCCGTTCTGGGAATTTCGTGTTTAGGGTTCTTCCGATGGGGAGCTCGGATATGGCGTCGCAGCCGCAGAGCGACAGCGTCAAGGTGGCAGTCAACGTCCGGCCGCTCATCACGCCGGAGCTCGTCCTCGGATGCACGGACTGCGTCACCGTCACGCCGGGCGAGCCGCAG GTTCAAATTGGCCCACACATCTTCACTTATGATCATGTCTACGGCAGCACGGGGTCTTCTTCCTCGTTGATATTTGAGCAATGTGTGTATCCACTAATCGACTCATTGTTCTGTGGATACAACACCACTGTGCTAGCTTATGGCCAG ACTGGATCCGGGAAGACATATACGATGGGGACCAATTATTCTGGTGAATCTAACTGTGGAGGAATAATTCCACAAGTCATGGAGACGATATTCAAGAAAGCTGATGCAATGAAGGGTGATACAGAGTTCTTAATTAGGGTATCCTTCATTGAG ATATTCAAGGAGGAAGTATTCGATTTGCTTGATGATCCTGGGTCTGTTGCAAAAGCAGCAGCGCCTGCTAGAGTGCCTATTCAGATTCGAGAAACTGCAAATGGAAGCATTACGCTTGCTGGCGTGACGGAGGCTGAAGTCAAGTCAAAAGAAGAAATGGCCTTGCACTTGGCACGAGGATCTTTGTCACGCGCAACTGGAAGTACAAACATGAATAGCCAGTCAAG TCGCTCTCATGCTATTTTTACGATTTCTATCGAACAAAAGAGGACCTCAAGTTCTGCATCTGAGAAGTCAACTAGTAATGAATATGATATTTTATCATCAAAATTTCATCTAGTTGACTTGGCTGGTTCTGAGAGGGCTAAACGAACAGGAGCTGATGGATTACGGCTTAAAGAAG GGATACACATAAACAGAGGCCTTCTTGCTCTTGGCAATGTTATTAGTGCATTAGGTGATGAAAAGAAGCGGAAAGAAGGAGCATTTGTCCCATACCGGGACAGCAAATTAACTCGCCTGCTGCAG GACTCTCTAGGAGGAAACAGTAAAACCGTTATGATTG CTTGCATTAGTCCTGCTGATTCTAATGCAGAGGAAACCATAAATACACTCAAGTATGCCAATCGTGCACGGAATATTCAAAACAAAGCAGTG ATCAACAGAGACCCAGTTACAGCAGAGATGCAAAAATTGAGGAGTCAATTAGAGCAGCTCCAGAGTGAACTTCTGTTTTCCCGCAGTGGGAGTGCGGCACTAGAAGAACTTCAG CTGCTGCAACAAAAAGTCTCTCTACTTGAGTTAAAAAATTCAGAACTGTACTGTGAGCTCAAGGAAAGGGAAATGTCTTGTGAACAGTTAGCACAGCGTGCAGTTGCTGCCCAG CTGGAAAAGGATCAGCTCATGTTAAAGCTCGATTCAGCACGCAATGGAAAATCGTGGGATGATATTGAAAATGCCGGTAGTGAGCAG GATGTGGACCTTATGAAGACCTATATATCGAAGATTCAGCAGTTGGAGGCTGAAGTAACACGGCAGAAGTTCTCCACTGCCTGTAGAAATGGTTTGCATGATCGACTTGCACTGGATAAGGGCATGCTTCTAGACGATCTAGGTTCAGGTTGTGAAGTAGGAACGCTCGAAGTGTCAA GTGAAGTTGAtgaagaagaaaaggaaagagaACATTCATCCATACAGGAGAAACTGGATATGGAGCTGCAAGATCTAGATAAAAGACTTCAGCAAAAGGAG GCTGAGATGAAACAATTTGCGAAGAGTGATACCTCTGTTCTCAAGCAACATTATGAGACGAAGTTACATGAGATGGAACAAGAAAAGAAGACTTTTCAG AAAGAAATTGAGGATCTCCGTCATGCACTAGCAAAAATATCTTCCTCAACTGATGAGTGCTCACACAAAATGAAAGAGAACTATCTTCAGAAGATGAACATGCTTGAAACTCAG GTCTCTCAGCTCAAGAAAAAGCAGGATGCTCACCAACAGTTGCTACGACAGAAACAAAAAAGTGATGATGCAGCTATGCGTTTACAAGGAGAAATTCAACGCATCAAATCTCAGAAG GTTCAACTTCAACAAAAGATCAAACAAGAATCCGAGCAATTTAGATCTTGGAAAGCGGCTCGTGAAAAGGAAGTGCTTCAG CTGAAGAAGGAAGGGAGACGGAATGAATATGAGATGCATAAACTCCTAGCTTTAAATCAGAAGCAGAAAATG GTTTTACAGCGAAAAACTGAAGAAGCTACGATGGCCACGAAAAGACTGAAAGATTTGCTCGAAGCAAAGAAGTCCACCCGTGATGCACATG GTGCATCAGGGATTCAG GCCTTGATGCGAACGATTGATGATGAACTTGAAGTAACTGTAAGGGCGTATGAATTACGTTCACACTATGACCGACAAATACAAGA GAGAGCAACAATATCTAAGGAAATAGCAAAGCTGAAGGAGTGTCCTGAGGCTATGTCTCCTAGCGCTAGGAGTTCCAGAATATCAGCACTGGAAAACATGCTGTCATCATCATCTAGTGCTATGGTATCAATGGCTTCTCAACTGTCTGAAGCGGAGGAGCGGGAGCGTGTGTTCAATGGTAGAGGCAGATGGAACCATGTAAGGTCCCTGCCTGATGCAAAGAACACAATGAATTACCTTTTTCAGTTAGCATCATCTTCAAG GTGCCAACTACATGATAAGGAGGTGATGTGTATAGAGAAGGATCTCATCATTGGAGAACTGAAAGAAAAGGTGGTTGCGCTTAATGGCAGAACTAGACAGTTAGAAGCACAAGTTAATGATCTACATAACCAAAATATGCAG CTTTTCGCTGCAATGAACAATGCGAAGAAATCTGGTAGGGCCTCAAGGCGTGATACTACTATTGATCCAGAAGATGGTCAAATTTATGCTTTGCGGAAG AGTGCTCGAGGTTCTCAATTCCAGCATGGTAAGAGCAGCTTCTACTGGTCGGATGACATGGACATATCAGATGCTGATGAGTCGGGAGAATTAGAAGATATGAGTGATGATGGATCTGATACAGACTGGGTAGAGTCATCCAGGAAAATCAATAATACACGGCGGCGAACATCTAACCCGAGTAGAAACAATTCACTTACAGATGTGAAGTCAGAGATGCCTAGTGAGGAAATTCCCACTATCCAGAAAGAGCATGCTTCTTCACAGTGCTGCTCGTGTTCATCGAAATCGTTGTGCAAGCTCACCAGATATTGTGAGTGCAGAGCTCTAGGCTCACAATGCGGTACTGGTTGCGGGTGTAATGCTTCCAAGTGTTCCAATAGGATGCGCGTCGTCAAGGAAGAAATAGACGATGAACCACCATCCGAGAAGGAAGGGAGCGAGTTTGGTAACGTTTCTTCTTCAGGGAATGATGCCAAAATGAAGGAAGAAGTGAAGCAAGGAATCATGCTTCtcgagaatgctgtggctgagaAGGAAACTCAGCAGCCAAAATCAAGAAAGCCATTGGCGGACATTGGAAATAACGAT GCAAAACAAGCTGGGGCAAAACCTAAGCAGAGGAAGAACTGGCGCAAGTCGGCAACAATCCAGCTCGTCCCTACGGAGCCTCCTGCACCAGCCCCAGCCTCTGCGCCGGATAACGCCGAAGCCGCTCCGCAGAACAGAGCCGACATTCCCCTGAGGCTGCCAAGGGCAATGTCCTCTGTGTCCGCTGCGGAGAGTAACCCTCTTACGGACCGCAATGCCACCAAGGCAGGCGAGTCCGTGAGCAGCAACAAGGAGAACGGCAGCGTTGCCACGACGAGGGTACCGGCTCCGGCTCCGGCTCGGTCGAGAAAGAATGCTGCCATGGAGAAGGAGAACCACCTGGGATGA